A genomic region of Erythrobacter sp. SCSIO 43205 contains the following coding sequences:
- a CDS encoding ribonuclease — protein MVTWLIEHGIGETRKLLIEGGEVVAASLQWPGELTAGEIHTARLTRKAGGARRGTVTLENGREALVDHLPREATEGLRGQVRITRASIAERGRLKLPQARWISGGADDAAPHEGIATHRFEAGAWEEVWHAASTGSIAFVGGEILCAVTPGMTVIDVDGALSPRELALAAVPAIAKALRWFDLGGNIGIDFPSLEAKADRRAVDDAMAEALSDWPHERTAMNGFGFVQIIARLEGPSLLHRFATSRVGMCARYALRVAERVEGNGPVLLLIVHPALKAKLKPEWLEELGVRTGLEVRIEVNPALALEVPQAQIISDA, from the coding sequence GTGGTGACCTGGCTCATCGAACATGGCATCGGCGAAACCCGCAAGCTCCTCATCGAAGGGGGCGAAGTGGTGGCAGCCTCACTCCAATGGCCCGGCGAGCTTACCGCAGGCGAGATCCACACAGCCCGGCTCACCCGCAAGGCTGGCGGCGCGCGGCGCGGGACGGTAACGCTCGAAAACGGGCGCGAGGCTCTGGTCGATCACCTGCCGCGCGAGGCCACCGAAGGGCTCCGAGGCCAAGTGCGGATCACGAGGGCCAGCATTGCGGAGCGGGGACGGTTGAAACTGCCACAAGCGCGCTGGATCAGTGGCGGCGCGGATGACGCTGCTCCGCATGAGGGCATTGCGACTCATCGATTCGAGGCGGGCGCATGGGAAGAGGTCTGGCACGCCGCCTCCACTGGCAGCATTGCCTTTGTTGGCGGCGAAATCCTTTGCGCCGTGACCCCTGGCATGACGGTGATCGACGTGGACGGCGCCCTTTCCCCACGCGAATTGGCTCTCGCAGCTGTTCCGGCTATCGCCAAGGCGCTTCGCTGGTTCGACCTAGGCGGCAATATCGGCATCGACTTTCCCTCATTGGAAGCGAAGGCCGACCGCCGCGCAGTGGACGATGCAATGGCTGAAGCGCTCAGCGATTGGCCGCATGAACGCACCGCAATGAACGGCTTTGGCTTTGTACAGATAATCGCGCGGCTTGAAGGGCCATCGCTCTTGCACCGATTCGCGACTTCGCGGGTGGGAATGTGCGCACGCTATGCCTTGCGGGTGGCTGAGCGTGTCGAGGGCAATGGCCCCGTTCTGCTCCTCATCGTGCACCCTGCCCTCAAAGCCAAACTCAAACCGGAATGGCTCGAAGAACTGGGCGTGCGCACGGGCCTCGAAGTGCGAATAGAGGTCAACCCTGCCCTTGCGCTTGAGGTGCCTCAGGCCCAGATCATTTCTGACGCGTGA
- a CDS encoding nucleoside triphosphate pyrophosphatase, with protein MGSPHLTLASASPRRRDLLARLGVTPDTVTPADIDETPLKDERPRDYALRMGREKALAVKADGFVLAGDTVVAAGRRILPKTEEESEARDCLNLLSGRRHVVLSSVVLRAPDGTLRERLNENVVRFKDLSAEEIDAYIASDEWRGKAGGYAIQGQAEALIQWMRGSHSGVMGLPLYETRALLKAAGFAIG; from the coding sequence GTGGGCTCACCTCATCTCACCCTAGCGTCTGCATCGCCCCGCCGGCGCGACCTTTTGGCGCGTCTTGGGGTGACGCCTGATACCGTGACGCCCGCTGATATTGATGAAACGCCTCTGAAAGACGAGCGCCCGCGCGATTATGCGCTGCGCATGGGCCGCGAGAAGGCTTTGGCGGTAAAGGCCGATGGCTTTGTTCTGGCTGGCGATACAGTGGTAGCCGCTGGCAGGCGTATTTTGCCTAAGACCGAAGAAGAAAGTGAGGCACGCGATTGCCTCAATCTTCTATCGGGACGGCGGCACGTGGTTTTGAGCAGCGTCGTCTTGCGCGCGCCCGATGGCACCCTTCGCGAGCGGCTGAATGAAAATGTGGTGCGCTTCAAGGACCTTAGCGCTGAAGAGATCGACGCTTATATCGCGAGCGATGAGTGGCGCGGCAAAGCGGGCGGTTATGCAATTCAAGGGCAGGCCGAAGCGCTGATCCAATGGATGAGAGGCAGCCATTCAGGCGTAATGGGCCTGCCGCTCTATGAAACGCGCGCGCTGTTAAAGGCGGCGGGGTTTGCCATTGGTTGA
- the purC gene encoding phosphoribosylaminoimidazolesuccinocarboxamide synthase has translation MSRRSKIYEGKAKILYEGPEPGTLIQYFKDDATAFNAEKKGTINGKGVINNRISEHVFTRLSHIGIPTHFIRRLNMREQLVRQVEIVPIEVVLRNVAAGSICKRLGLEEGEPLPHTLIEYYYKDDALGDPLVSEEHIACFNWASQEEMQDISSMAIRINDFLCGMFAAIDIRLVDFKLEFGRLFDGDYSRVILADEISPDGCRLWDMVSGEKLDKDRFRRDLGGEEEAYREVARRLGLLQNEDTGPGEVLDLSSHRTRLRGNPPPKK, from the coding sequence ATGTCCCGCCGCTCCAAAATTTACGAAGGCAAAGCCAAGATCCTTTATGAGGGTCCAGAACCCGGCACGCTCATCCAGTATTTCAAAGATGATGCGACCGCCTTTAACGCGGAGAAAAAGGGCACAATCAACGGCAAAGGCGTGATCAACAATCGCATCAGCGAGCACGTTTTTACCCGCCTGTCGCACATCGGCATCCCGACCCATTTCATCCGCCGCCTCAATATGCGCGAGCAGCTTGTGCGGCAGGTTGAGATCGTCCCGATCGAAGTGGTTTTGCGCAATGTCGCAGCGGGATCGATTTGCAAGCGGCTGGGTCTGGAAGAGGGCGAGCCCCTCCCCCACACGCTGATCGAATATTATTACAAGGACGACGCGCTGGGCGACCCGCTCGTCAGTGAAGAGCACATCGCGTGTTTCAACTGGGCGAGCCAGGAGGAGATGCAGGACATTTCTTCCATGGCGATCCGCATCAATGATTTCCTTTGTGGGATGTTCGCGGCCATCGACATTCGTCTGGTCGACTTCAAACTTGAATTTGGTCGGCTTTTCGATGGCGATTACAGCCGTGTGATCCTTGCCGATGAAATCAGCCCGGATGGCTGCCGTCTTTGGGATATGGTGAGCGGCGAAAAGCTCGATAAGGACCGCTTCCGCCGCGATCTTGGCGGGGAAGAAGAGGCCTATCGCGAAGTGGCGCGCCGCCTTGGCCTCTTGCAGAATGAGGACACAGGCCCCGGCGAAGTGCTTGACCTGTCGAGCCACCGGACGCGTCTGCGGGGAAACCCTCCTCCGAAAAAATAG
- the infA gene encoding translation initiation factor IF-1 has protein sequence MAKEELLEMRGRVVELLPNAMFRVELENGHEVLGHTAGKMRKNRIRVLVGDEVLCELTPYDLTKARITYRFMPGRGGPGPQ, from the coding sequence ATGGCCAAGGAAGAACTTCTCGAAATGCGCGGGCGCGTCGTCGAGCTGCTGCCCAATGCGATGTTCCGGGTAGAGCTTGAAAACGGCCACGAAGTGCTGGGTCACACGGCTGGCAAAATGCGCAAGAACCGCATCCGCGTTCTCGTAGGTGACGAGGTATTGTGCGAGTTGACACCGTACGATCTTACTAAAGCGCGCATCACCTATCGCTTTATGCCGGGCCGTGGCGGTCCCGGCCCACAGTAG
- a CDS encoding DNA gyrase inhibitor YacG produces MTKPCPICKKPRSEEHTPFCSQRCKDRDLAQWFGDGYSVPGEPVDPESLTQSDWETKE; encoded by the coding sequence ATGACCAAACCCTGCCCCATCTGCAAGAAACCTCGCAGCGAAGAGCACACCCCCTTCTGCTCGCAGCGCTGCAAGGACCGCGATCTCGCGCAGTGGTTCGGCGATGGATATTCGGTTCCGGGAGAGCCGGTAGACCCTGAATCGCTCACGCAAAGCGATTGGGAAACCAAGGAATAG